A DNA window from Cognatiyoonia koreensis contains the following coding sequences:
- the tspO gene encoding tryptophan-rich sensory protein TspO: MDIWLFLIFFGATCAAGTTGAMFPTGTWYKSLNKPTWVPPNWMFPVAWTSIYLLISFAGARVAPLDGNAYAMAFWGLQIALNTLWTPVFFGLRHLKGSLPIMAGLWIAVLGATITHFQLDTWAGLAFVPYLAWVTVAAALNLAMVRLNPDQKPLPIAEMSNPS; this comes from the coding sequence ATGGATATCTGGCTATTTCTGATTTTCTTTGGCGCGACATGCGCTGCAGGCACCACCGGTGCGATGTTTCCGACGGGCACGTGGTACAAATCCCTGAACAAGCCCACGTGGGTGCCGCCGAACTGGATGTTTCCGGTTGCGTGGACGTCGATCTATCTGTTGATTTCATTCGCCGGTGCGCGGGTCGCGCCGCTTGACGGGAACGCCTATGCGATGGCGTTCTGGGGATTGCAGATTGCGCTGAACACGCTTTGGACACCTGTGTTTTTCGGGTTGCGTCACTTGAAGGGGTCTTTGCCGATCATGGCGGGGCTTTGGATTGCTGTTCTTGGTGCGACAATCACCCATTTCCAGCTGGACACATGGGCCGGGTTGGCGTTCGTGCCATATCTGGCTTGGGTCACTGTCGCGGCTGCGCTGAACCTTGCAATGGTCCGCCTGAACCCCGATCAAAAGCCGTTGCCGATCGCAGAGATGTCGAACCCCTCTTGA
- the ade gene encoding adenine deaminase yields the protein MEHNVKSWADVAPRLVDVAAGRAPGDLVIRGGQLVNVQSREVLRWDVAVAEGRFAYVGPDASHCVGPETRIIDTESFLIPGLCDGHMHIESGMLTPAEFAAAVIPHGTTTMFTDPHEIANVLGLDGVRMMHDEALMQPINIYTQMPSCAPSAPGLETTGFEISAEDVAEAMAWPGIIGLGEMMNFPGVINADPQMLAEMAATMHAGKTVGGHYASPDKGVAFSAYVAGGAADDHEGTAEADAIARVRNGMRSMMRLGSAWYDVESQITAVTEKGLDPRNFILCTDDCMAGTLVNDGHMNRVVRHAIACGCDPLIALQMATINTATHFGLERELGSITPGRRADVILTSDLTTLPIDHVIARGQTVAQDGKISVDCPHYDWPATARQTVRMGKTVTAEDFGVPAPEGKNTVKAKVIGVVENQAPTKALTAELPVVDGLVQGEGDVCQIALVERHRATGDVTNGFVSGFGYSGSMAMASTVAHDSHHMIVVGTDRAQMALASNRLGEVGGGVTVWKDGKEIALVPLPIAGLMSDRPAAEVAAAADRMVKAMAECGCTLNNAYMQHSLLALVVIPELRISDLGLVDVTKFELTELFEDNV from the coding sequence ATGGAACATAACGTGAAATCATGGGCTGACGTTGCCCCGCGCCTTGTCGATGTTGCGGCGGGCCGTGCCCCTGGGGATCTGGTTATTCGCGGCGGGCAACTGGTGAATGTTCAATCGCGCGAGGTTTTGCGGTGGGATGTCGCGGTGGCCGAAGGGCGGTTTGCGTATGTCGGGCCGGATGCGAGCCACTGTGTTGGCCCTGAAACCCGTATCATAGACACTGAATCTTTTCTGATCCCCGGCTTGTGCGATGGGCACATGCATATCGAGAGCGGGATGCTGACCCCTGCCGAATTCGCCGCTGCCGTGATCCCCCACGGCACGACGACCATGTTCACCGACCCGCATGAAATTGCCAACGTGCTTGGGTTGGATGGCGTGCGGATGATGCATGATGAAGCCTTGATGCAGCCGATCAACATCTACACGCAGATGCCATCTTGTGCCCCGTCTGCCCCCGGCCTTGAAACCACGGGGTTCGAAATTTCCGCCGAGGATGTCGCTGAAGCAATGGCCTGGCCCGGCATTATTGGTCTGGGCGAGATGATGAACTTTCCCGGTGTAATCAACGCCGATCCGCAGATGCTGGCCGAGATGGCCGCGACCATGCACGCGGGCAAGACCGTGGGTGGGCACTACGCCTCGCCCGACAAGGGTGTCGCGTTCAGTGCCTATGTTGCGGGTGGTGCAGCCGATGACCATGAAGGCACCGCCGAAGCCGATGCGATAGCGCGTGTGCGGAACGGGATGCGGTCGATGATGCGACTGGGCTCCGCTTGGTACGACGTGGAAAGCCAGATTACGGCTGTCACGGAAAAGGGGCTGGACCCGCGAAATTTCATTTTGTGCACGGATGACTGTATGGCGGGCACCCTGGTCAATGACGGGCATATGAACCGCGTTGTCCGGCATGCAATCGCCTGCGGCTGTGATCCGTTGATTGCCCTGCAGATGGCGACGATCAACACCGCCACCCATTTCGGGCTGGAGCGCGAGTTAGGGTCGATCACGCCCGGTCGTCGCGCGGATGTGATCCTGACATCCGATTTGACCACATTGCCTATCGACCACGTGATTGCGCGCGGTCAGACCGTCGCGCAGGATGGCAAGATTTCCGTCGACTGTCCGCACTACGACTGGCCCGCTACGGCCCGTCAGACTGTACGCATGGGCAAGACCGTGACGGCTGAAGATTTCGGTGTGCCGGCCCCCGAAGGCAAGAATACAGTCAAGGCGAAGGTCATCGGTGTTGTCGAAAATCAGGCACCTACGAAGGCTTTGACCGCTGAACTGCCCGTCGTTGACGGGTTGGTTCAGGGCGAGGGCGATGTCTGCCAGATTGCCTTGGTCGAGCGTCATCGCGCGACCGGTGACGTCACGAATGGGTTCGTGTCCGGTTTCGGCTACAGCGGGTCGATGGCCATGGCATCAACCGTTGCCCATGACAGCCACCATATGATTGTTGTCGGAACGGATCGCGCACAGATGGCGCTGGCGTCCAACCGGCTGGGCGAAGTGGGTGGTGGTGTTACCGTGTGGAAAGACGGTAAGGAGATCGCACTGGTGCCCTTGCCGATCGCCGGATTAATGTCTGACCGGCCCGCGGCGGAGGTTGCTGCAGCCGCCGATCGGATGGTCAAGGCGATGGCCGAATGTGGTTGCACGCTGAATAACGCCTATATGCAACACTCGCTGCTTGCCCTTGTCGTCATCCCCGAATTGCGGATCAGCGATCTGGGTCTTGTCGATGTGACGAAATTTGAACTGACCGAACTGTTTGAGGACAACGTATGA
- a CDS encoding AMP nucleosidase, with protein MNATKSLPVESPDALRAEVFTDAKKAVARLTELYQQSVRFLCGHFSDVILNGEPKARYRAFYPEIRFTTTSFTKADTRLSFGHVSEPGTYKTTVTRPDLFASYLEQQIGLLMKNHGEPVVIGPSDTVMPVHFAVANDESVTVPQDGAMEFSLRDVFDVPDLEITHDNIVNGSGFLYPDGAHALAPFTAQRIDYSLARLQHYTATAAEHFQNHILFTNYQFYVEEFEAYARMVLADPKSGYTSFVSTGNVEISDATTPIYPPTKLPQMPTYHLKREGGGGITLVNIGVGPSNAKTATDHIAVLRPHAWLMVGHCAGLRNSQRLGDFVLAHAYLREDHVLDDDLPVWVPIPALAEIQIALESAVAEVTELEGYELKRIMRTGTVATIDNRNWELRDHSGPVKRLSQSRAIGLDMESATIAANGFRFRVPYGTLLCVSDKPLHGELKLPGMASDFYKTQVSRHLMIGIRAMEQLREMPLERIHSRKLRSFEETAFL; from the coding sequence ATGAACGCCACTAAATCACTGCCTGTCGAATCCCCTGATGCATTGCGGGCAGAGGTTTTCACGGATGCAAAGAAAGCCGTCGCGCGGCTGACGGAGCTTTATCAGCAAAGCGTCCGGTTCCTGTGCGGACACTTCAGCGATGTCATCCTGAACGGTGAACCAAAGGCGCGCTATCGCGCCTTTTACCCCGAGATCAGGTTTACGACGACCAGCTTTACCAAGGCCGACACCCGCCTGTCCTTTGGCCATGTTTCCGAGCCCGGCACATACAAGACGACCGTGACCCGCCCTGACCTTTTCGCCAGCTATCTGGAACAACAGATTGGCCTGTTGATGAAGAACCACGGTGAACCGGTGGTCATTGGTCCGTCGGACACCGTCATGCCAGTGCATTTTGCCGTCGCGAATGATGAGTCCGTCACGGTGCCGCAGGACGGCGCGATGGAGTTTTCCCTGCGTGACGTGTTCGATGTCCCCGACCTTGAAATCACGCACGACAATATCGTCAACGGATCAGGTTTTCTGTATCCCGACGGCGCACACGCACTGGCCCCGTTCACCGCGCAGCGCATTGACTATTCGCTGGCCCGTTTGCAGCATTATACGGCGACCGCGGCTGAGCATTTCCAGAACCATATCCTGTTCACGAACTACCAGTTCTATGTTGAAGAGTTCGAAGCCTACGCCCGGATGGTGCTGGCGGACCCGAAGAGTGGTTACACCAGCTTTGTGAGCACTGGAAACGTCGAGATTTCGGATGCGACGACGCCGATTTATCCACCGACGAAGTTACCACAAATGCCGACCTATCACCTCAAGCGTGAAGGCGGCGGGGGAATTACCCTTGTGAACATCGGTGTCGGTCCGTCGAATGCGAAAACCGCGACCGATCATATCGCGGTTTTGCGCCCCCATGCGTGGCTGATGGTCGGGCATTGCGCAGGTCTGCGTAATTCGCAGCGGTTGGGTGATTTCGTGCTTGCCCACGCCTATTTGCGCGAAGATCACGTACTGGACGATGACTTGCCCGTTTGGGTGCCGATCCCGGCTCTGGCTGAAATCCAGATCGCGTTGGAATCCGCGGTGGCAGAGGTCACGGAACTCGAAGGTTATGAGCTGAAACGGATCATGCGAACAGGAACCGTGGCGACCATCGACAACCGGAACTGGGAACTGCGCGATCATTCCGGGCCTGTCAAACGGCTAAGCCAGTCCCGCGCGATCGGATTGGACATGGAGAGCGCGACCATCGCCGCGAACGGGTTCCGGTTCAGGGTTCCCTACGGGACGCTGCTGTGCGTTTCTGACAAGCCATTGCATGGCGAATTGAAGCTGCCGGGTATGGCCTCTGATTTCTATAAAACGCAGGTTTCGCGGCACCTGATGATCGGAATCCGGGCAATGGAACAGCTGCGCGAAATGCCGCTGGAACGCATTCACAGTCGGAAATTACGGTCATTTGAGGAGACTGCGTTCCTCTAG
- a CDS encoding HU family DNA-binding protein — MATKPMTKAQLVAALAEETGMDKKGAAGALDGIVSIITKEVSGGGAVTLPGVGKIYCRERPERMVRNPATGEQIKKDADKVVKMTIAKALKDSVND; from the coding sequence ATGGCGACAAAACCAATGACAAAAGCGCAGCTGGTTGCTGCACTGGCCGAAGAAACCGGCATGGACAAAAAAGGCGCTGCAGGCGCGTTGGATGGGATCGTTTCCATCATCACCAAAGAAGTGTCCGGCGGCGGTGCCGTCACACTGCCAGGCGTTGGCAAGATTTACTGCCGTGAGCGTCCAGAGCGTATGGTTCGCAACCCAGCCACGGGTGAGCAGATCAAGAAGGACGCTGACAAGGTTGTCAAAATGACAATCGCGAAAGCACTCAAGGACAGCGTGAACGACTAA